A single Drechmeria coniospora strain ARSEF 6962 chromosome 03, whole genome shotgun sequence DNA region contains:
- a CDS encoding PCI domain-containing protein — protein MRASPLVVLAAAAAAVSAQAQNYTSELEMKIDPNTVQVQVRASWCQAQTNTCTLLCDNETDKNSCAQEDLSFACTCASNSSAPGLQYYVQTMPTFICETLFEQCNIQQVSNAEGQKACMTNIKNLCGKNPPPKGPVSGDSASTTAATTATASTTSASSTTVSTSKSAGFAAPTLALPGSGAAAAAAAVGVLAYFI, from the exons ATGCGCGCCTCGCCTCtggtcgtcctcgccgccgccgccgccgcggtgTCGGCCCAAGCGCAGAACTACACATCCGAGCTGGAGATGAAGATTGATCCCAACacggtgcaggtgcaagttCGAG CTTCATGGTGCCAGGCCCAGACCAACACGTGCACTCTTCTCTGCGACAACGAAACCGACAAGAACAGCTGTGCTCAG GAGGACCTCTCCTTCGCCTGCACGTGCGCCTCCAACAGCTCGGCACCCGGTCTCCAGTACTACGTCCAGACGATGCCCACCTTCATCTGCGAGACGCTCTTCGAACAGTGCAACATCCAGCAGGTGAGCAACGCCGAAGGCCAGAAGGCCTGCATGACGAACATCAAAAACCTCTGCGGCAAGAACCCCCCGCCCAAAGGGCCTGTCAGCGGCGAcagcgcctcgacgacggccgccacgaccgccacggcctcgacgaccagcgccagcagcacTACCGTCTCGACCTCCAAGTCGGCTGGCTTCGCCGCCCCTACCTTGGCCTTGCCGGGCagcggtgccgccgccgccgccgccgccgtcggcgtccttgCCTATTTCATCTAG
- a CDS encoding cystathionine gamma-lyase, whose protein sequence is MSPSVTSDPVSTPPRPPTPVHGFGTLAVHAGSPHDPSTGAVIEPISLSTTFAQTAVGKPVGEYEYSRSANPNRTNFETAVAALEHARYALAFSSGSATTANILQSLAAGSHVISVSDVYGGTHRYFTQVAKAHGVKVTFTPEIEVDISEHINDQTRLIWIETPSNPTLRLVDIRAVVSEAHKHGILVVVDNTFLSPYVQNPLDLGADIVVHSVTKYINGHSDVVMGVAAFNSDELKQRLSFLQNAIGAVPSAFDSWLAHRGLKTLHLRARAASHNAATVGHALEASPHVIAVNYPGLDSHPQRHIAKKQHREGMGGGMLSFRIRGGHDAALRFCQLTKIFTLAESLGGVESLVELPSSMTHAGIPRDQREAVGVFDDLVRLSCGVEEAEDLKNDILQALELAVRDSAKNGLTNGVNGQ, encoded by the coding sequence ATGTCTCCCTCCGTCACGTCCGACCCCGTCTCGACGCCCCCgcgcccgccgacgcccgtccACGGCTTCGGCACCCTCGCCGTGCACGCCGGCTCCCCCCACGATCCCTCGACgggcgccgtcatcgagccCATCTCCCTCTCCACCACCTTCGCCCAGACAGCCGTCGGCAAGCCCGTCGGTGAGTACGAGTACTCTCGCTCGGCCAACCCGAACCGCACAAACTtcgagacggccgtggcggcgctCGAGCACGCCCGCTACGCGCTCGCCTTCTCCAGCGGtagcgcgacgacggccaacaTCCTCCagagcctcgccgccggcagccaCGTCATCTCCGTCTCCGACGTCTACGGCGGCACCCACCGCTACTTCACCCAGGTGGCCAAGGCGCACGGCGTCAAGGTCACCTTCACGCCCGAGATCGAGGTGGACATTAGCGAGCACATCAACGACCAGACGCGCCTCATCTGGATCGAGACGCCGTCGAACCCGAcgctccgcctcgtcgacatccGCGCCGTCGTATCCGAGGCGCACAAgcacggcatcctcgtcgtcgtcgacaacacCTTCCTCTCGCCCTACGTGCAGAACCCGCTCGACCTCGGGGCCGACATCGTCGTCCACAGCGTGACCAAGTACATCAACGGCCACAGCGACGTCGTCatgggcgtcgccgccttcaaCAGCGACGAGCTCAAGCAGCGCCTGAGCTTCCTGCAGAacgccatcggcgccgtcccCTCGGCCTTTGACTCGTGGCTCGCCCACCGCGGCCTCAAGACGCTGCACCTGCGCGCCCGCGCCGCGAGCCACaacgccgccaccgtcggccacgccctcgaggcctcGCCTcacgtcatcgccgtcaacTACCCCGGCCTCGACTCGCACCCCCAGCGCCACATCGCCAAGAAGCAGCACCGCGAGggcatgggcggcggcatgctcTCCTTCCGCATccgcggcggccacgacgcggCCCTGCGCTTCTGCCAGCTCACCAAGATCTTCACGCTCGCCGAGAGCTtgggcggcgtcgagtccctcgtcgagctgcccAGCAGCATGACGCACGCCGGCATCCCCCGGGACCAacgcgaggccgtcggcgtcttcgacgacctcgtccgcctgagctgcggcgtcgaggaagccgaggatCTCAAGAACGACATCCTGCAagccctcgagctcgccgtcagGGACTCGGCCAAGAACGGCCTCACCAACGGAGTCAACGGACAATGA
- a CDS encoding tetratricopeptide-like protein: protein MSFMGGAECSTAGNPLSQFQKHVQDDKTLQRDRMVGRGPGGQLNSFRSQAANAPQDEMLNGFLNGAPNLQQEFPMQAGPGPALNPGQHAPMRASTTSPSWTHDISSQPGMESAFKPPGAAHFNADEFARFTQLNGQASSSRSSPMQSNMPSQMSQQRPMMGVGMMNMGMNRGMGMGMGYGSSMFQPMYQNQQAMQQMQPMHEQQQQSEGKGKGKLVELDDKKWEEQFAQLELQDQEAAELQKEQEEANAAERELDEMDKAMQSETNEFGDFESIWKGIQAETAAARSMVNEDQLFDEFNKEWDPTAMPEFQDFQAMGDWGRFGDPIVESYLFEEANIFQNEKNAFDEGVRVMKEGGNLSLAALAFEAAVQQNPRHVEAWVYLGQAQAQNEKETAAIRAMEQALKLDPNNLDALMGLAVSYTNEGYDSTAYRTLERWLSAKYPNVLDPKDLSPAADLGFTDRQQLHQKVTDHFIRAAQLSPDGEHMDPDVQVGLGVLFYGAEEYDKAVDCFQSALHSSEQGTSNQQEQVHLLWNRLGATLANSGRSEEAIAAYEQALSLAPNFVRARYNLGVSCININCQQEAACHFLAALEMHKSIEKSGRTKAYEILGDGASASGQVDEALDRMSAQNRSSTLYDTLRRVFTQMGRRDLAEKTVAGVDPDVFRPEFDF from the exons ATGTCGTTCATGGGGGGAGCGGAGTGCTCGACGGCTGGAAACCCGCTGAGCCAGTTTCAGAAGCATGTCCAAGATGACAAGACGCTGCAGCGGGACCGAATGGTTGGCAGGGGACCCGGCGGCCAACTCAACAGCTTCCGGAGCCAGGCAGCAAACGCCCCCCAGGATGAG ATGCTGAATGGTTTCCTCAACGGCGCCCCGAATCTACAGCAAGAATTCCCCATGCAAGCTGGCCCGGGCCCAGCGTTGAACCCAGGCCAACATGCGCCGATGCGTGCGAGCACGACGTCCCCATCCTGGACCCACGACATCAGCAGCCAGCCTGGCATGGAGTCGGCCTTCAAGCCCCCGGGTGCGGCTCACTTCAACGCGGATGAATTTGCACGATTCACCCAATTGAACGGCCAGGCGTCCTCATCCCGGTCCAGTCCGATGCAGAGCAACATGCCCAGCCAGATGTCGCAGCAAAGGCCGATGATGGGCGTCGGCATGATGAACATGGGCATGAACAGAGGCatggggatggggatgggatATGGGTCCTCCATGTTCCAACCCATGTATCAGAATCAGCAGGCGATGCAGCAGATGCAGCCGATGCAcgagcaacagcagcagtccgagggcaagggcaaaggcaagctcgtcgagctaGACGATAAAAAGTGGGAAGAACAGTTTGCCCAGCTCGAGCTGCAGGATCAGGAAGCGGCAGAGCTGCAGAAGGAGCAGGAAGAAGCGAATGCTGCGGAACGCGAGCTGGACGAGATGGACAAGGCGATGCAGTCGGAAACCAACGAGTTCGGTGACTTCGAATCCATTTGGAAAGGAATACAAGCTGAGACTGCTGCTGCCAGATCCATGGTAAACGAAGACCAACTCTTCGACGAGTTCAACAAGGAATGGGacccgacggcgatgcccgAGTTCCAAGACTTCCAGGCAATGGGCGACTGGGGTCGATTCGGCGACCCCATCGTCGAGAGCTACCTGTTCGAAGAAGCCAACATCTTCCAAAACGAGAAGAACGCGTTCGATGAAGGCGTGAGAGTCATGAAGGAGGGTGGCAACCTGTCGCTCGCGGCCTTGGCAttcgaggccgccgtgcAGCAGAACCCTAGGCACGTCGAGGCATGGGTGTACCTGGGACAGGCGCAGGCTCAGAACGAAAAGGAGACAGCGGCGATCCGGGCCATGGAGCAGGCGTTGAAGCTCGACCCCAAcaacctcgacgccctgATGGGCCTGGCGGTGTCGTACACGAACGAGGGATACGACAGCACGGCGTACAGGACGCTGGAGCGGTGGTTGTCAGCCAAGTACCCCAATGTCTTGGACCCCAAGGATCTGTCACCGGCCGCCGACCTGGGCTTCACGGACCGGCAACAGCTGCACCAGAAGGTGACGGACCACTTCATCAGGGCGGCGCAGCTGAGCCCCGATGGGGAACACATGGACCCCGACGTCCAGGTTGGCCTCGGCGTGCTGTTctacggcgccgaggaaTACGACAAGGCGGTCGACTGCTTCCAGTCGGCGCTGCACTCGTCCGAGCAGGGCACATCCAACCAGCAGGAGCAGGTCCATCTGCTCTGGAACCGGCTCGGCGCGACGCTCGCTAACAGCGGCCGGTCAGAGGAGGCCATAGCCGCCTATGAGCAGGCGCTCTCCCTGGCGCCCAACTTTGTGCGAGCGCGCTACAACCTGGGCGTGAGCTGCATCAACATCAACTGCCAGCAGGAGGCGGCCTGCCACTTCCTCGCCGCGCTCGAGATGCACAAGTCGATCGAGAAGTCGGGTCGAACCAAGGCCTACGAGattctcggcgacggcgcttcCGCCTCCGgccaggtcgacgaggcgctcgaTCGCATGTCGGCCCAGAACCGGAGCAGCACGCTGTACGACACCCTACGCCGCGTCTTCACCCAGATGGGCCGCAGGGACCTCGCGGAGAAGACCGTTGCGGGCGTGGACCCGGACGTGTTCAGGCCCGAGTTTGACTTTTAG
- a CDS encoding HLH transcription factor — protein MTAMMQTQTQTETQAQALAQQHPRMHVKTAGLPNILNRDGPPPMQMQNGPPLQLRDSGFYSTAEASSKHTSAASFTINGLSPSGSGYRSSSVDKTPSPVAANMVPHALVSPPASHMSVASMVSPTSPGHDPRRLDKSTSLEPLGHNGAGLGDNFAAGAAGARRESVDSRMNQGFSDMRLGSASYASNNQSTGSIQNTLHSQRNPRPGLDSLSVHRISNGYQPSTERNPEAKTVTVRTAPAITGPATGHIARAAEPTKGQAWAFPEEEIARIGPPGFDESRRSSITESIASSQFTTESRLPPGQRRLDDGQETGQPSQASAEYPSVHHHSMQHKQVNDLQADEGSGPGGGQPYSRTPELRVSHKLAERKRRTEMKELFDQLRDLMPQERGSKASKWEILTKAIAEHQRQSEHLRMLQSHYNTALAENEMLRRELHGARMEGAHAVGHGPPHGPPPPASSHPQGTQPGPYPADPYAGTSRTELPPLRCISGGIALGPDSMTGVQYEASRPNGYRTDRY, from the exons ATGACCGCCATGATGCAGACGCAGACGCAGACGGAGACGCAGGCGCAGGCGCTGGCCCAGCAGCATCCGCGGATGCACGTCAAGACTGCGGGGCTGCCCAACATTCTCAACCGGGATGGCCCGCCACCAATGCAGATGCAAAACGGTCCACCTTTGCAGTTGCGCGACTCTGGCTTCTACTCGACCGCCGAGGCTTCGAGCAAAC acacgtcggccgcgtccttCACCATCAACGGCCTCAGCCCAAGCGGGTCCGGCTACCGATCGTCGTCGGTGGACAAGACTCCCTCCCCGGTGGCCGCCAACATGGTTCCCCATGCTCTCGTCTCCCCCCCGGCCAGCCACATGAGCGTCGCGTCCATGGTGTCGCCCACGAGCCCCGGCCACGACCCGCGGCGGCTCGACAAGTCGACGTCGCTCGAGCCGCTCGGCCacaacggcgccggcctggGCGACAACTTCGCCGCGGGAGCCGCGGGCGCGAGGCGCGAGAGCGTCGACAGCAGGATGAACCAGGGCTTCAGCGACATGCGCCTCGGGAGCGCCTCGTACGCGAGCAACAACCAGTCGACGGGCTCGATCCAGAACACGCTTCACTCGCAGCGAAACCCGCGTCCCGGGCTCGACTCGCTGTCGGTCCACCGCATCTCCAACGGCTACCAGCCGAGCACGGAGCGGAACCCCGAGGCcaagacggtgacggtgaggacggcgccggccatcACGGGACCCGCCACCGGACAcatcgcccgcgccgccgaacCGACCAAGGGCCAGGCCTGGGCCTTTCCCGAGGAGGAAATCGCTCGCATCGGGCCCCCGGGCTTCGACGAGTCGcggcgcagcagcatcaCCGAGTCCATCGCCAGCAGCCAGTTCACGACGGAGTCGCGGCTGCCGCCCGGCCAGCGcaggctcgacgacggccaggagACGGGCCAGCCGTCGCAGGCTTCGGCCGAGTACCCTTCGGTGCACCACCACAGCATGCAGCACAAGCAGGTCAACGACCtccaggccgacgagggctcGGGCCCCGGCGGAGGGCAGCCGTACAGCCGGACGCCGGAGCTGCGCGTGAGCCACAAGCTGGCGGAGCGGAAGCGACGGACGGAGATGAAGGAGCTCTTCGACCAGCTGAGAGACTTGATGCCGCAGGAGCGTGGCTCCAAAGCCTCCAAGTGGGAGATTCTGACCAAAG CCATTGCGGAGCATCAGCGACAGAGCGAACACCTCCGGATGCTCCAGTCGCACTACAACACGGCGCTCGCCGAGAACGAGATGCTGCGACGCGAGCTGCACGGCGCGAGGATGGAGGGCgcccacgccgtcggccacggtCCGCCGCacggcccgccgccgccggcttcgtcgcacCCGCAGGGCACGCAACCCGGACCCTACCCGGCCGATCCCTACGCCGGCACGAGCCGGACggagctgccgccgctgcgaTGCATcagcggcggcatcgccctcggACCGGACTCGATGACGGGTGTCCAGTACGAGGCCTCGCGGCCGAACGGGTACCGGACCGACAGGTACTGA
- a CDS encoding C6 zinc finger domain protein: protein MEPFTASAGLGSRSEDRTAAASRQKSCNACVRGKRRCDKRTPRCTRCTAKGLDCVYQRMPPSTATAASTLTSASTSVAEPACSSSSSSAASSVPAVADLPDFDIGFDMDMDSLGTDTSPESLQADVNLLGSTVDLDFSIVDLIDASRADADVWTTMQGLSDGSDKLDLPPLPSMPLPELHQPPPPQQQQQQQQQQQQQAQPIRDLSLLKTCDQACLDADPLQVHDPRTRVGFIVQFLTSLPATFAATRALPFLHARLWSAQLPRTILAAFSAATAYGARSEGNRGWTLKLVADAARDIHREGERAATPADKLARVQALTVLNAVRFFDGDVGLRAAAEREMPVLLAWVHELAAALKEVEADGEPRGPRPGLREVPPKSWESWIFVESARRTVMTASASMCLVYILKSEEPDADMWRETHSFTASRHLWDAASSVEFYRAWREKPQYWIENLVFDDLWLYGRPTDLDEFTRLMLTSQVGLEAMDHFMEGDIAIPV, encoded by the exons ATGGAACCATTCACCGCTAgtgccggcctcggctcccGCAGCGAGGACCGCaccgcggccgcctcgaggcAGAAGAGTTGCAACGCCTGCGTTCGGGGCAAGCGACGCTGCGATAAGCGTACGCCCCGGTGCACCCGCTGCACGGCCAAAGGGCTCGACTGCGTCTACCAGCGTatgccaccgtcgacggcgacggctgcatCGACATTGACATCGGCATCCacctccgtcgccgagcccgcctgctcctcgtcgtcgtcgtcggcggcgtcttcggtacccgccgtcgccgacctgccCGACTTCGACATCGGCTtcgacatggacatggacagCCTCGGGACCGACACGAGCCCCGAGAGCCTCCAGGCCGACGTCAACCTCCTCGGCAGcaccgtcgacctcgacttCTCCATCGTGGACCTCATCGACGCCTcgcgcgccgacgccgacgtctgGACCACCATGCAAGGGCTCTCCGACGGCAGTGACAAGCTGGATCTCCCACCGCTaccgtcgatgccgctgccCGAACTGCAccaaccaccaccaccacagcagcagcagcagcaacaacaacaacaacagcaacaggCCCAGCCGATTCGGGATCTCTCGCTTCTCAAGACGTGCGATCAGgcctgcctcgacgccgaccccTTGCAGGTGCACGACCCGCGCACGCGCGTCGGCTTCATCGTCCAGTTCCTCACCTCCCTCCCCGCCACCTTTGCCGCCACACGCGCCCTGCCCTTTCTCCACGCCCGCCTCTGGTCCGCCCAGCTGCCCCGGAcgatcctcgccgccttctccgccgccacggccTACGGCGCCCGTTCCGAGGGCAACCGGGGCTGGACCCtgaagctcgtcgccgacgccgcccgcgacATCCACCGCgaaggcgagcgagcggcgacgccggccgacaAGCTCGCCCGCGTCCAGGCCCTGACGGTTCTCAACGCCGTACGCTtcttcgacggcgacgtcggcctgcgcgccgccgccgaacgCGAGATGCCCGTCCTTCTCGCCTGGGTCCACGAGCTGGCCGCCGCTCTcaaggaggtcgaggccgacggggAACCCAGGGGTCCCAGGCCCGGCCTCAGGGAGGTCCCACCCAAGAGCTGGGAG AGTTGGATCTTTGTCGAGAGCGCCCGAAGGACGGTCatgacggcctcggcatccatGTGCCTCGTCTACATCCTCAAGTCGGAAGAAC ccgacgccgacatgtGGCGCGAGACGCATAGCTTTACCGCCTCGCGTCATCTCTGGGACGCGGCAAGCTCGGTCGAGTTCTACCGCGCCTGGCGCGAGAAGCCCCAATATTGGATCGAGAATCTCGTATTCGACGACCTCTGGCTGTACGGCCGCCCgaccgacctcgacgagttTACGCGCCTTATGTTGACCTC